The DNA window ACGCCCGGATGTACTGTCGAAGCATGCAATTTCAGAGATGATTTCTCGCTTTATACGGACAACGATACAGTCATATTGGGTGTAAGCCCCGATGGTGAACAATCACACCAAAAATTCATCAAGAAATTTGACCTTCCTTTTTCACTTTTATGCGATGAAGATCATTCCGTTGCCGAAAAATATGGCGCATGGGATGAAAAAAGTATGTATGGCAGAAAATATATGGGAATTATCAGGACTACCGTGCAAATCGATAAAGATGGAAAAGTCGAAAAAGTCTATGAAAAAGTCAAAGCGAAAGACCATAGCAAGGAAGTGCTTGAATCTTTTTAAATATTAACGATTATGGATAGCCGGTATGAGGTCAAACGTATTGATTCAGAAGCAGAAAACACTTGCAAGGATAAACAAGATTATATAACTTTCTTGGCTTGAAACTACTTAGGAAAATATGTTTGAACAGTTAACTAATAGATTCACGGAAATTGTGAAAAATCTTCGGGGATTAGGAAAGATTACCGAGAAAAACGTAGAAGATACTCTGCGTTCGGTGAGGCGTACCCTCTTGGAGGCTGATGTAAATTACAAGGTGGTCAAGAATTTCATTGAATCTGTAAAAGAGAAAGCGTTAGGCGAGAAAGTTGTAAAATCTATCACACCGGGGCAGCAACTTGTCAAAATCATTCATGACGAGCTGGTCGGTCTTATGGGCGGGAGTTCTGTCGGGGAGCCGGAATTGTCCCTTAGAAATCCAAGTGTGGTAATGATAGTTGGTTTGCAGGGTTCAGGAAAGACAACATTTTGTGCAAAATATGCCAAACGACTGAAAAAATCCGGGAAAACGCCTTTATTGGTCGCTGCCGATGTTCAGCGCCCTGCCGCTATTGAACAGTTGAAACAATTAGCGTCACAGGTCGGTGTTGAAGTTCATTCCCAAAAAGACGATTCACCGATTAAACTTTCGATGGATGCCGTAAATTATGCTAAGGAAAACGGCCAGGATGTGGTTATCATAGATACCGCGGGAAGACTTCAGATAGATAATCAAATGATGGATGAGCTAAAGCAGATAAAAGAGAGAGTGAATCCTGAACTTATTCTTTTTGTCGCCGATGGAATGAGCGGGCAAGACGCTGTTAACGCAGCCAGCGAATTTGCCGATCAGGTCGATTACAACGGAGTCGTTCTTACAAAGATGGACGGAGATGCTCGCGGAGGCGCTGCGCTATCAATTCTTGCAGCTACAGGAAAACCAATATACTATGCAGGTATTGGTGAATCGCTTGATGCGCTTGAACTGTTTCATCCTGATAGGATGACGGGACGAATCCTCGGAATGGGGGATGTCGTAACACTTGTAGAGAAAGCACAGAGTGTAATCGATGAAGAAAGCGCTAAGAAAATAGAGGAAAAATTATTAAAGCAGACATTCACTTTGGAAGACTTTCTTGAACAACTGGGCAGCATAAAGAAAATGGGGCCTTTGGAAGATATTATCGGTATGATCCCCGGAATGGGAAGCAAACTGAAAGGAATCAATTTGAATGACAATGCCCTGACGAAAACCGAGGCTATAATACAATCTATGACCCCTGAAGAACGCAATAATCCGGGCATATTAGACGGTAGCCGTCGAAAAAGAATTTCAACAGGCAGTGGCACGTCGGTAAACGAAGTAAATAAGGTACTTAACCAGTTCAGTCAAATGAAAAAAATGATGAAGATGTTCGGATCAGGTAAGATGCGGAAAGGAATAAGCATCCCCGGACCTACAATGTTTACAGGGTAAACCCCTAAAAAGGAGGATATAACTTGGCAGTAAGGTTGCGATTAAGAAGAACGGGAAAAAAGAAGCAGGTTCACTATCGTTTAGTGGCTGCGGATGCCAGATTTCCACGCGATGGAAGATTTTTAGAAACTGTGGGACATTTCAATCCACGAATGAATCCACCTACAGCTGTGGTAAATGAAGAGAGAGTATTTTATTGGCTGGACAAAGGCGCGGAAATGTCAGAAGCATTCCGTGGTGTGCTGAAAAATAAGGGACTCCTTCTAAAATATGAATTGATAAAAAAGGATACTCCTGAAGCAAAAATAGATGAAGAAATGCAAAAGTGGGCAATGTCCTATGAATTACGTCAGAAGAAGAAATCTGAAAAATTAACGAAAACCAAGAAGAAAAAAGCGAAAATGGAAGCGGAAGCCGCCGAGTCAGTAGATGAGAAAACTGCTGTAGCGGAAGAAACCGCAGAAGAAGTAAAAGCAGAAGAAACAGCTACCGAAGATGCTCCTGCTGAGACAGAAGAAAAGGCTGAGACTGAAAAGTCTGCGGCGGAAGAACCCGCGGAAGAAGTAAAGGCAGAAGAAACAGCTGCCGAAGAAGCTCCTGCTGAGGCTGAGAAGCCTGCGGCTGAAGAGCCTGCGGCAGAAGAACCTGCAGCTGAAGAGAAGGCTGAAGAGCCTGCTACGGAAGAACCCGCTAAAGAGGTAAAAGCAGAAGAAACAGCT is part of the Candidatus Neomarinimicrobiota bacterium genome and encodes:
- the rpsP gene encoding 30S ribosomal protein S16; the encoded protein is MAVRLRLRRTGKKKQVHYRLVAADARFPRDGRFLETVGHFNPRMNPPTAVVNEERVFYWLDKGAEMSEAFRGVLKNKGLLLKYELIKKDTPEAKIDEEMQKWAMSYELRQKKKSEKLTKTKKKKAKMEAEAAESVDEKTAVAEETAEEVKAEETATEDAPAETEEKAETEKSAAEEPAEEVKAEETAAEEAPAEAEKPAAEEPAAEEPAAEEKAEEPATEEPAKEVKAEETAAEEVPAETEEKAETEKSEAEEPAEEVKAEETAAEDAPAETEEKPAAEEPAEEVKAEETPAEEAPVEKKKAKKKPAKKNADDKPKKIAAEKESAADKKPEKKKKAPAKPKKSDDSKE
- the bcp gene encoding thioredoxin-dependent thiol peroxidase; translation: MNLTVGDNAPEFNLKDQNGNDISLSGLKGKRVILYFYPKDDTPGCTVEACNFRDDFSLYTDNDTVILGVSPDGEQSHQKFIKKFDLPFSLLCDEDHSVAEKYGAWDEKSMYGRKYMGIIRTTVQIDKDGKVEKVYEKVKAKDHSKEVLESF
- the ffh gene encoding signal recognition particle protein yields the protein MFEQLTNRFTEIVKNLRGLGKITEKNVEDTLRSVRRTLLEADVNYKVVKNFIESVKEKALGEKVVKSITPGQQLVKIIHDELVGLMGGSSVGEPELSLRNPSVVMIVGLQGSGKTTFCAKYAKRLKKSGKTPLLVAADVQRPAAIEQLKQLASQVGVEVHSQKDDSPIKLSMDAVNYAKENGQDVVIIDTAGRLQIDNQMMDELKQIKERVNPELILFVADGMSGQDAVNAASEFADQVDYNGVVLTKMDGDARGGAALSILAATGKPIYYAGIGESLDALELFHPDRMTGRILGMGDVVTLVEKAQSVIDEESAKKIEEKLLKQTFTLEDFLEQLGSIKKMGPLEDIIGMIPGMGSKLKGINLNDNALTKTEAIIQSMTPEERNNPGILDGSRRKRISTGSGTSVNEVNKVLNQFSQMKKMMKMFGSGKMRKGISIPGPTMFTG